The Microbulbifer sp. YPW1 genome contains a region encoding:
- a CDS encoding pseudouridine synthase: MSQLILFNKPFGVLCQFTDPDGRPTLSDYIRKAGVYAAGRLDFDSEGLLLLTDDGKLQHQIAHPDNKLPKVYWAQVEGDVGEDALVQLRRGVTLKDGRTAPAKARLIQEPVIWPRVPPIRERKSIPTSWIELTISEGRNRQVRRMTAAVGHPTLRLVRWAIGNWTLQGLGPGEQREETVHLPRQGQASKGGRTRPGESSRKQRSRPPGRTAGKPRNRR; the protein is encoded by the coding sequence ATGAGCCAATTGATCCTGTTTAACAAACCCTTCGGCGTCCTGTGTCAATTCACCGACCCCGACGGGCGGCCCACGCTGTCGGACTACATAAGGAAGGCGGGAGTCTACGCCGCCGGTCGCCTTGATTTCGACTCGGAAGGGCTGCTACTGCTGACAGACGATGGCAAGCTGCAGCACCAGATTGCACATCCGGACAACAAGCTGCCCAAGGTGTACTGGGCCCAGGTCGAGGGTGACGTGGGGGAAGATGCCCTGGTGCAATTGCGCCGCGGGGTAACACTGAAAGACGGGCGTACCGCACCGGCCAAGGCGCGCCTGATCCAGGAACCCGTCATTTGGCCCAGGGTTCCGCCCATTCGCGAGCGCAAGTCCATCCCAACCTCGTGGATCGAGCTCACCATCAGCGAGGGGCGCAATCGCCAGGTGCGTCGGATGACCGCCGCGGTTGGTCACCCTACCCTGCGCCTGGTGCGCTGGGCTATTGGCAACTGGACCCTGCAGGGACTCGGGCCTGGCGAGCAACGGGAGGAGACCGTACACCTCCCGCGACAGGGGCAGGCGAGCAAAGGTGGCCGCACGCGACCGGGCGAATCCTCAAGAAAGCAGCGCAGCCGCCCCCCGGGCCGCACGGCGGGAAAGCCGCGCAACAGGCGATAG
- the purB gene encoding adenylosuccinate lyase, with translation MTVELSALTAVSPIDGRYESKTAPLRDIFSEYGLIRARVEVEVRWLQQLARHEKIAEVQPFTGNSNQILDDIVAQFSIEDAERIKEIERTTNHDVKAVEYFLKEKVKSDEQLLAVSEFIHFACTSEDINNLSHALMLRAGRDQVLLPAMNQIVSEIARLAQEFADVPMLSRTHGQTASPTTVGKELANVVARLRRQIKQIHEVELLGKINGAVGNYNAHLSAYPDVDWQANAEEFVTSLGLSWNPYTTQIEPHDYIAELFDAIARFNTILIDFDRDIWGYISLGYFKQKVVAGEVGSSTMPHKVNPIDFENSEGNLGIANAVFQHLAAKLPVSRWQRDLTDSTVLRNMGVGAGYSVIAYAATQKGLGKLEINRARLEEDLNNAWEVLAEPIQTVMRRYNIEAPYEKLKALTRGQGITKETLAVFIDGLEMPEEAKQALREMTPASYIGNAVAQAKNI, from the coding sequence ATGACCGTCGAGCTATCCGCACTTACCGCGGTTTCCCCCATTGATGGACGCTACGAAAGCAAGACTGCCCCACTGCGCGACATTTTCAGTGAGTACGGTTTGATTCGTGCCCGCGTAGAGGTGGAAGTTCGCTGGCTGCAGCAGCTTGCCCGCCATGAAAAGATTGCCGAAGTGCAACCCTTTACCGGCAACAGCAACCAGATCCTCGACGACATCGTTGCCCAGTTCAGCATTGAAGATGCTGAGCGCATCAAGGAAATCGAGCGCACCACCAACCACGATGTGAAAGCGGTCGAATATTTCCTCAAGGAAAAAGTGAAAAGCGATGAGCAGCTACTCGCTGTAAGCGAATTCATCCACTTTGCGTGTACTTCCGAAGACATCAATAACCTGTCCCATGCGCTGATGCTGCGTGCAGGTCGCGATCAGGTGCTGCTGCCAGCAATGAACCAGATCGTGAGTGAAATCGCCCGTCTCGCGCAGGAATTCGCCGACGTTCCGATGCTGTCCCGCACCCATGGCCAGACTGCGAGCCCGACCACCGTCGGTAAAGAACTCGCCAATGTTGTGGCGCGCCTGCGTCGCCAGATCAAGCAGATCCACGAAGTCGAGCTGCTCGGCAAAATCAATGGTGCCGTGGGTAACTACAATGCCCACCTCTCTGCCTACCCGGATGTGGACTGGCAGGCGAACGCGGAAGAATTCGTAACTTCCCTCGGCCTGTCCTGGAACCCCTACACCACCCAGATCGAGCCGCACGACTATATCGCCGAGTTGTTCGATGCGATTGCGCGCTTCAATACCATCCTGATCGATTTCGATCGCGACATCTGGGGCTACATCTCCCTGGGTTACTTCAAGCAGAAAGTGGTGGCCGGCGAAGTGGGCTCCTCCACCATGCCGCACAAAGTGAACCCCATCGACTTCGAGAACTCCGAAGGCAACCTGGGTATCGCCAACGCCGTGTTCCAGCACCTGGCGGCGAAACTGCCCGTTTCCCGCTGGCAGCGCGATCTCACCGACTCCACCGTTCTGCGCAATATGGGCGTTGGTGCCGGCTACTCGGTAATCGCCTACGCCGCCACCCAGAAAGGTCTGGGCAAGCTGGAGATCAACCGCGCGCGTCTCGAGGAAGACCTGAACAACGCCTGGGAAGTACTCGCCGAGCCGATCCAGACCGTTATGCGCCGTTACAACATCGAAGCGCCCTACGAAAAACTCAAGGCGCTCACCCGCGGCCAGGGTATCACCAAG
- the hflD gene encoding high frequency lysogenization protein HflD codes for MSNWRDQALALAGVFQAAILVERLAKTGTAPAEQMETAVYSLFQQNPETTEDVFGGVEKLLPGLRGARQLLATRSHPEYTDCLRYVLSILYLQRQLAKKPDLLSIIGNRLEKAQLQSDHFGIGHENVYANLASIYSDTLSTFRFRIQVLGDFNFLQQQRIANQIRTMLFAGVRSATLWRQLGGRRLHLLFQRKKLIAAMDALVSKYESLEH; via the coding sequence TTGAGTAATTGGCGAGACCAGGCACTGGCACTGGCCGGGGTATTTCAGGCGGCAATTCTGGTAGAGCGGCTGGCGAAAACCGGCACGGCGCCTGCTGAGCAGATGGAAACCGCTGTTTACAGCCTGTTTCAGCAGAACCCGGAAACCACCGAAGACGTTTTCGGCGGGGTGGAGAAATTGCTGCCCGGCCTGCGCGGTGCACGACAACTGCTTGCCACCCGCAGCCATCCGGAATACACCGACTGCCTGCGCTACGTGCTTTCCATCCTTTATCTGCAACGCCAACTGGCGAAAAAGCCGGACCTGTTGTCGATCATTGGCAACCGGCTGGAAAAGGCGCAGTTGCAGTCGGATCACTTCGGCATCGGCCACGAGAATGTCTACGCCAATCTGGCGAGCATCTATAGCGATACCCTGAGCACCTTCCGTTTTCGTATTCAGGTATTGGGTGACTTTAATTTCTTGCAGCAGCAGCGCATCGCCAACCAGATTCGCACCATGCTGTTCGCCGGTGTACGCTCCGCCACCCTGTGGAGACAGCTGGGCGGGCGCAGATTACACCTGCTGTTCCAGCGTAAAAAACTGATTGCAGCGATGGACGCCCTGGTGTCCAAGTACGAATCACTGGAACACTGA
- the mnmA gene encoding tRNA 2-thiouridine(34) synthase MnmA — protein MTVSDLSVSPNSTDSSPGANGAGKRVIVGMSGGVDSSVAALLLMRQGYAVEGLFMKNWDEDDGTEYCTARQDLADAESVCKRLGIKLHTANFAAEYWDNVFEYFLAEYKAGRTPNPDILCNREIKFKVFLEYAQMLGADAIATGHYARRRDENGHTYLLKGLDNNKDQSYFLHAVGEAEFARSLFPLGELEKPEVRRIAQENGFITSTKKDSTGICFIGERRFKDFLEQYLPARPGEMQTPEGEVMGQHSGLMYHTIGQRQGLGIGGVKGAGDQPWYVVGKDLDRNVLLVAQGKHHPLLYSTGLTATQTHWINGTAPAQEFRAAAKTRYRQEDQDCLITVEDGGRITIAFDEPQRAVTPGQSVVIYRGDYCLGGAVIDQATGVGEVDPHQTRKKQAAGSNS, from the coding sequence ATGACAGTTTCGGATTTGTCTGTGTCCCCCAACTCTACGGATTCCAGCCCAGGCGCCAACGGCGCGGGCAAACGCGTGATCGTCGGCATGTCCGGCGGTGTGGATTCGTCCGTGGCCGCGCTGCTGCTGATGCGGCAGGGATATGCGGTGGAAGGCCTGTTCATGAAGAACTGGGATGAGGACGACGGCACCGAATACTGTACCGCGCGCCAGGATCTGGCCGACGCGGAATCGGTCTGCAAGCGCCTGGGTATCAAACTGCATACAGCGAACTTTGCGGCCGAATACTGGGACAACGTGTTCGAATATTTCCTCGCCGAATACAAGGCTGGCCGCACACCCAACCCGGACATCCTGTGCAACCGCGAAATCAAGTTCAAGGTGTTCCTCGAATACGCGCAGATGCTGGGCGCGGACGCCATCGCCACCGGGCACTACGCGCGCCGGCGGGATGAGAACGGACACACCTACCTGCTAAAAGGCCTGGACAACAACAAAGACCAGAGCTATTTCCTGCACGCCGTTGGCGAGGCCGAATTTGCCCGCTCCCTGTTCCCACTCGGCGAGCTGGAGAAACCGGAAGTCCGCCGTATTGCACAAGAGAACGGCTTTATCACCTCCACCAAGAAGGACAGCACCGGCATCTGCTTTATCGGCGAGCGCCGTTTCAAAGACTTCCTGGAACAGTACCTGCCCGCCCGGCCCGGTGAAATGCAGACCCCGGAGGGCGAGGTGATGGGCCAGCACAGCGGCCTGATGTACCACACCATCGGCCAGCGCCAGGGGCTTGGGATCGGTGGCGTCAAAGGTGCTGGAGACCAGCCCTGGTACGTGGTGGGCAAGGACCTCGACCGCAACGTACTGCTCGTGGCGCAGGGCAAGCACCATCCCCTGCTCTACTCGACCGGCCTGACCGCCACACAGACCCACTGGATCAATGGCACTGCGCCAGCCCAGGAATTCCGCGCGGCGGCCAAAACCCGCTATCGCCAGGAAGATCAGGATTGCCTGATTACGGTGGAAGATGGGGGCCGTATCACGATCGCCTTTGACGAGCCGCAACGCGCGGTTACCCCCGGACAATCGGTGGTGATCTATCGCGGCGATTATTGCCTCGGTGGCGCGGTTATCGATCAGGCTACCGGTGTGGGCGAAGTCGACCCGCACCAAACCAGAAAGAAACAGGCTGCAGGGAGCAACTCTTGA